ATAAAGATAATAATACTCAGGAGTAAATAGTAACAGAAAATTGAACAAGCTAAAAACATATTTTAACTGGAGTACTGGAAAAGATTCTGCACTTGCTCTGCATTATCTGCTGCAGGATAAGAATTATAGTATAGAACATCTGCTCACCTCGGTTAACAGACAACATAACCGGGTGAGTATGCATGGTCTGCGCAGAGAGCTGTTCGAACAGCAAATAGAGGCACTGAATCTGCCTTATAGTACCATTGAGCTTCCTGAACAGCCTTCCATGCAGGAATATGAAACACTGATGGAGAAAGAAGTTTCCAGCCTGCAGCAAGAGGGATTTACTCATGCTGCTTTTGGAGATATCTTTTTAGAAGATCTCAGAAAATACAGAGAACAGCAATTAGCGGCTTTGCATATCAAATCAGTTTTTCCGCTTTGGAAAAAAGATACCAGACAACTGCTAACCGAATTTATTGATCTTGGCTTTAAATCTGTACTGGTTTGTATCAAAGCAGATCTGCTTGACCCTTCTTTTGCAGGCAGGGTAATTGATGCGGATTTTATTAAAGATTTACCACCAAATGTAGATGTCTGTGGTGAAAATGGTGAATTTCATACCTTTTGTTTTGACGGTCCGATATTTAAAAATCCTATTCCTTTTGAAATCGGTGAAAAGGTTTACAGAGAATATCAGGCTCCCAAAACAGATGCTGACTCCTGTTCATCGCAGCAGGTAAAAGGCAATAGCGGATTCTGGTTCTGTGATTTACTGCCAATTTCTGGCGGCTAATGTTTTCTTCCTGAAAATAACAGTAATTTTAATGTCTTAAGGAAAAGAAATACAAACACATGAACCGAAAATATTTTATTTCTTCTCTTGTAGCCTCAGGGGCGGTATTATCAACATTCGATGGCTGGGCAAATCTTTCCGCTAAAGCAGAAGAAACCGGGAAGGTGAAAATTCCGCCATATTTAAAAGCCGGAGATGTTATCGGAATTACAAGTCCGGCAGGATTTATAACTCCAGAAAATATTCAGCCAGCAGTTCAGCTGATGGAGAGCTGGGGTTTTAAAATCATGATAGGTTCGGCCATCGGCAAAAGAGACTTTACTTTTGGTGGTACAGATGAAGAAAGAAGGAAGGATCTGCAGGAAATGCTGGATAATCCTTCAATCAAAGCAATTATGTGTGCCAGAGGTGGATATGGTATAGTCCGTATCATTGATCAGCTAAATTTTGATGAGTTTGTTAAACATCCTAAATGGTTAATCGGATTTAGTGATGTGACTGTCCTGCATTGTCATATTAATCAGAATTTTGGTATTGCAACCATACATTCCAAGATGTGTAATAGTTTCCCTGATAGCTGGGCTAAAGCAGAGCCGATACAGGTTACTACAATTTTATCCATCAGACAGGCACTGATGGGTGAAGAATATACACTTAATGCTCTCGTAGTCCAGGGAAACCGGGTCGGAAAAGGGCAGGGGGTAGTAGTTGGAGGTAACCTGAGTATTATAGCCAACGACTCTGGTACAAAATCAGACCTGAATACCAATGGTAAAATCCTTTTCTTGGAGGATACCGGAGAATATCTTTATAGTCTGGACCGGATGTTCTGGAATTTAAAACGTACCGGAAAACTTGCTCAGCTTGCCGGATTGATCATAGGTGGTTTTAGTGTGAAACCAGATGATCCCGGCGAAATATTTGGTAAAACAATCTATGATATTGTACTGGAAAAGGTGAGGGAATATAGTTATCCCGTTTGTTTTGATTTTCCTGTCGGGCATCAGAGAGCTAATTTTGCACTCAGATCAGGTACAATACATGTTCTTGAAGTCGGACCCGGGGGGAGTACATTGAGATCCCTGAAATCATAATAAATAAAAAGGCCCTGCCAGAATCCTGACAGGGCCTTTTTATTTATTATGATTATTTTTTAGTTACACGGATATCAATACGACGATTCTGTGCTCTGCCATCAGGCGTATCATTACTTGCAATAGGATGTTCTGCACCATAGCCCTCAGCTTCCAGACGTTTAGCATCAACACCAAGTTTTACTAATTCCTGCATAGCTACATTAGCACGCTCATTAGATATTTTCTTGTTGACTGCTGCATCTCCGGTATTATCTGTATAACCACCCATTTTCAGATTTACATCAGGATAAGCTTTTAAAATAGCGACCATATTTTTAAGTTGTTCCTGTGATTCCGGTTTTAAAGTGCTTTTTCCGGTTTCAAAGTATAGCCTGTCAAAAGTGAACCAGGTAGTTTTATCAACAGGTTTGCTTTTGTCTTCAATAAATGAAATCAATCTGCTTTCCACAGAATTTTCACCAATGCTGATTTCAGTGCCATCAGGTAGTTTTTTGCTGATTTTAGCACCAAGATCTCTTACGAAATCTCCTGCTTCATTTAATTTTCCGGCAACAGTACTGGTTACTGCAGCAGCACCTGCTTTCATTGCACTGCCAGCCGAATCTATTTTGGTACCCATAGAGTCTACTTTTGCAGATAATGAATCAGTCACATTGCCAACAGTTGATTTATTACATCCCGATCGGCCCATGATCCACCAGGCTCCAATGATAATGATCAGCAAGGGGATTAACCATTTTAAGAAGCCGCCACCAGATTTTGGTTCCTGAATAGCTCCATAGTTAACCGGCGGTACTTTAGGGATGTCTACTTTGGGTACCTCCACCTTAGGAATTTCCACTTTAGGTACTTCTACCTTAGGTAGTTTTAAATTGGCTAACCCTAAAGAATCGCTTAAGCCCTGAGGCAATGCAGCAGTAATCTCTGATTTGCTTTCAAAAATTTTGCCTAGTAAATCAGAGAAGTTCCAGCCCTTACTAGCCATTGTTTTGGTAATAAAACCCATTACCAAAGGAGCAATCATTGCCAGCAATCCGGATGATTTCTCAGCACTTAATCCACTGGAAGCAGAAAGTGCATCAGTTACAGAATTTGTGTCATTTCCAAACAAACCACCTAACAATGATTTTCCTTTCTCCAGTAAAGAATCGTCATTTCCGCTTAATAAGTCTTCAGTTTTACTTTCCGCACCGGCACCAGTGAGATTTGGTAGTATTTTTCCCAGAAAGCCAGAATCTGATCCGGCTCCGTTTTTCATGATACCGGCCAGAACGGCGGGGATACCGGCAGAGAAACCAGCTTTTGCCTCGTCCTCAGTTACGCCAGCTTTCTGGCTCAGAGATGAGATTACATTACCGCTTACCTCATTCTTTAATAGCTCAATTAAATTCATGTTTATAGTTTTTAGGTTAGAAATTGTAGTTCTATATCAATCTTTTATCAGATAAAAGATGCATTAACTCATAATATTCAAACGGTCACTATACACCCTCGCCTTTAATTTCAATTCAGCACATCAGATAAAATGTGCCTGCACATACATAAATATAAGGTTATGTGCTTATATCTGCAAATTAAGTAAATAAGTCTTCTTTGCTGTTCAGAAATCTCCGCAGTATTTTTTCTGTAAGTCACTGAATTGTTTGTGGGCCTTATAAATAAAATAACCTCTGGATATATATCCAGAGGTTATTTCGGAGTATGATCTTTTTATTATCCTTTCTTTATAATTTTCTGTATTATTTATAGTTCAAATTCGGTTTCAAACATTCCATTTGTCAAAGCATATGCAGCTCCAAATGAAATAGGCACGCCATATACTTCAGTAGTATAGATTCCACCATTCACGATAAAGTTTTGAAACTCATCAAATCCCTTAACCGTACGAACAGCTGCTTGTCCATCCCCTCCGATAATACATATAGAGATTTCAGCCTGTGATAAGATTTTTTTAGTATTTGCATCAACCGATATTTGTCCACCAACAATTCCGGCATTGAATGCGGCACGAACTGCTACAGACAATTCGCTGTAATTTTCACTTGACTCTACCAAAATAATTCCTTTACGACCATAGTTTACAGTGTTTACATAAACAGGATCTTTTGCAAGGAAACTTTGTCTTGTAGGCTCATCTTTAAAAATATTACCATCATCAGGAATATCCATAGAGACATTGAAATAGATCTGGCTAAAATCGGCAACAAGTGCTGAAGTTCTCTGGATTTTACCACTTGCTACCGAAGCACTGATTGAAAATACTGAAGCAATATTTACATTGGCCCCAAAAGCCAGTTTGGCCTCTTTATAAGCATTGATCTGTTTCATCTTATAGGTGAAAACCTGAGATTGTCTTCCGCTAAAGTTTTTATCTCCAATAGCGTCAAGAACTGCATTACCTAAACCAGATTTGGTTGGAGCGATATCTCTGGAGCGTACAGGTAATGAAAATGATGCAGTAACAGTACGCTTTAATGCATTTGAGAATGCTACTGGCTCATATAAACCAGTGTTTATTGATTTAGCAGTAAGCACAGAACCTAAATAGATGAAATTTGGAGCCAGTGTAGCAATCTCGTAAAATTTTTCAACGTTGTTCGTACGGACACCTGAGTTGTTTTGAGAAGGTGTAATGTCAATCTCTTTACCATCTTTAATGGTGTAAATTTTATCCCATTGACCTTTTCGTTGTTGAGTAGGGTTTTGCTGAGCGGTGCCATTTTCCAGTTTTGGGCTGTTCAGATTTTCTTTACTGCATGAATAAAAGAGAACAGGCACTGCGAAAAGTAGTTTAAAAAACTGTTTCATAAGATTTTGTTTATTAGTTTAATTAATTAGAATATAAAAAGGATTTGATCTCAGGTAGTAATTCATTCGATACTCGTAGGCACTCCACATTCGACGGGGTTCACGTGGATTAGAAGGTGCTGGTCCATCGCTTTCATAAGATGAATGCTCGCGTCCAATACTTATTCTATTGGTAAGATTTATATTTCTTAACTTAAGAGTCTCATTATTTGGTTTGCAATCCACCAGGATTTTAGGCCAGTTTTTTGCATCAGTTTTGTATGTGCAACTTTCTTCGCTCTTTTCAACTTCAAAAACAATATCGGTGTACGGTTGAGCGGCTCTTGTTTTTTCCCTGTCTTTGTAAAAATTCAAATAAAGGTCTGCATAGCTGATAAAGTTGTTGCTGGAAACATCGGGCTGGTAAACACTGTTTTCTTTACTCAATTGAACATATAAGGGTTCTATCTGGGTAATGTTTTCGAACTCTGTCTCCACCAGCTGATGGGTATTTGCATCTGCAAAAGAGCAGGCAATAGGAACACCATAGCTTGTCTCGGTAAATTTTGAATTATAAATCAGGTTCAGAAAATGTGAATAGCCTTTGAAAGTTTGTACGCTATAATCGCTATCTCCTCCAAGAATCAGCACTTTAAACTGTGTTTCTTCAAAGAATTTTTTCTCTTCTGTAGTCAGCACCTCTGTCTTGTTGTAGAAAATGCGATCGAACTCTTTTTTGATACAGGATTCGGCAAACTGATATTCCTTATCCGTCTCGATGACGATCATCCCCATACGTCCGTAAGTGACAGAATTTACGTAAACCGGAGGCATGCCTGGTGTACCCTGAATAGGCTTATCAGCGATCGGTGCGATGTCCATATTGACTGTAAAGCTGGCTTGAAAGAATTTTACATATAGTCCTGTGGATTGCAATATTTTATGTGACTCTGAAGTGCTGGTTTCACTTTTTGAGGAGAATAATTTCCGGGTATTGATGTCTGTTCCGAAGGCCTGTTTTATCTCGTCATAAAAGGTGAAACGCTTATACTGGAACATGAATTTATCAGTCTGCTGGAAACTGCCGCCTTTAGCCATCTCCTTCACATAGTCATCCAATTTGGAATAGGAAGGATTTTCGATGACACGGCTGGTAGGTTTTGGGGTACTATGCGTCAATGACATTGACACGGTGATTGGTTTTCTGGTTGGCAGAAAAATTGGAAGATAATTTTGTTTGGAAATACTGTTTCCATCCAGGACTGCACCCGGAAATATATAGTTTTTACCCTGATACAAAAGGGCTTCTGTACTTTTTACCAGATGTTTTTTTGAAAAAAAGGCCTCATCTTCCGGAGTCATGCCGTTCGTAATAGTTGTTTTGCCTGGTTTTGCCACCTGATTATTATGGCCTCCCGGACGGCTGAAATAGTCGAGAGCCATGGATTTGTACAAGGAATCTCCATAATAGGCGTATGATGAATCAATCTTGATTCGATACGGTGTACGTCCGGTTTTTAATAACGCTTCATTGCTGGCATTTGCTGGCGGGTTCTCTTTTCTGCAGGAATAAAGTAGAACAGGTACTATGAAGAGTAACTTAAAGAGCTGTTTCATAAGATCTTGTTTATTGATTTAATCAAGTAAAATATAGAATGGATTTGGTCTCAGGTAGTAGTTCAATCTATGCTCATAAGCATTCCACGCTCGTTCGAGTTCGAGTGGGTTAGAGGGTTCCGGTCCATCACTTTGATAAGATGAATACTCAGTTCCAATACTCAATCTGTTCGTAATATTGATATTCCTTAGTTTAAGAGTTTCGTTTTTTGTATCGCAGTCCACTAAAATCTCAGGCCAGTTTTGATAATTGGGCTTATACGTACAATTATCTTCATTCTTTTCAACTTCGAAAATAATATCAGTATAAGGCTGAGCAGCTCTGGTTCTCTCCCGGTCTTTGTAAAAATTCAAATAAAGGTTTGCAGAGCTTCTATAGTTATTGCTATTGTATTCGGGTTGATAAACACTGTTTTCCCTACTTAATCTGACGTATAAAGGTTCTATATAACTGATGTTTTCAAATTCTGTCTCTACAAGCTGATGGGTATTCGCATCTGCAAAAGAGCAGGCAATAGGAATACCGTAACTTGTCTCTGTAAATTTGGAATTGTAAATCAGGTTCAAAAAGTGTGAATAGCCTTTGAAGGTTTGTACGGTATAGTCACTGTCTCCTCCAAGAATCAGTACTTTAAACTGTGTTTCTTCAAAGAATTTTTTCTCTTCTGTAGTCAGCACCTCTGTCTTGTTGTAGAAAATGCGATCGAACTCTTTTTTGATACAGGATTCGGCAAACTGATATTCTTTATCCGTCTCGATGACGATCATCCCCATACGTCCGTAAGTGACAGAATTTACGTAAACCGGAGGCATGCCTGGTGTACCCTGAATAGGCTTATCAGCGATCGGTGCGATGTCCATATTGACTGTAAAGCTGGCTTGAAAGAATTTTACATATAGTCCTGTGGATTGCAGTATTTTATGTGACTCTGAAGTGCTGGTTTCACTTTTTGAGGAGAATAATTTCCGGGTATTGATGTCCGTTCCGAAGGCCTGTTTTATCTCATCATAAAAGGTGAAACGCTTATACTGGAACATGAATTTATCAGTCTGCTGGAAACTGCCGCCTTTAGCCATCTCCTTTACATAGTCATCCAATTTGGAATAGGAAGGATTTTCGATGACACGGCTGGTAGGTTTTGGGGTACTATGCGTCAATGACATTGACACGGTGATTGGTTTTCTGGTTGGCAGAAAAATTGGAAGATAATTTTGTTTGGAAATACTGTTTCCATCCAGGACTGCACCCGGAAATATATAGTTTTTACCCTGATACAAAAGGGCTTCTGTACTTTTTACCAGATGTTTTTTTGAAAAAAAGGCCTCATCTTCCGGAGTCATACCGTTCGTTATAGTTTTCTTGCCTGATTTTGCCGCCTGATTATTATGACTTGCGGAGCGACTAAAATAGTCGAAGGCCATAGATTTGTACAAGGAGTCTCCATAATAGGCGTATGATGAATCAATCTTGATTCGATACGGTGTACGTCCGGTTTTTAATAGCGCTTCATTGCTGGTATTTGATGGCAGGTTTTCTTTTCTGCAGGAAACCGTTATCAATAACAAAAGGAGGGCAAATGATTTAAATAAGTTTTTCATAGTTACAAAGGGAGACTTAATATTTATTGTTAAATATTTGATGGTTTTTTAGATAAGATGATCCAAAAGATATAGGCTGGCCGTAATTAGCTGTAGTGATTTCAGCTTCTACATATTCCATCGCTTGCTGAACAGGTTGTTTACTCTCTAAATCAATGGAGTTATTCCCTAATAGGAGAACCCTGTAAATACAATTGGCCAGAATACTTTTGTCACGATCTGAGAGACTTTCTCTCTTCAGAATCTTTGCTAAAGCAGATTTAACTTCTGATACGCCAATATTTGATTCTACAATAATAATAGCTCTTCTTCCAAATGAAAGTGTGCTGGTGTAAATGATGTCATCAGGATTGTATTTTGCGAGTAGGCCATCATTTGTCCTGAACGTCCCTGTTTCAGGTAGTTCCATGTCAACAGTGAATGCGACGCGTTCTAAATTGATGGCCAGTAGGGTCATTGGTTTTAAGGATGGGTCCGGAACAGAAAACCAGGTTTTAGGATCGATTGTCTGGCCAAAAAAAAGCTCCATATCTTTGTAAGAACCCAATTCTTTTACTGCAAATGAAAAGCTTTTGTTTTGCCATTTTGCCAGGTTTGTAGCACTTATGGCTGCATCTATAGCTTTATATAGCGGTTCTTTCTGTGCTTTTATAGTTTTGCTTTTTGCATTCAGAGAATTAAAGTTTATCACGATGTCGTCTTGAATAATATCCAGAACCTCATGTTGGTTGTTGTTTATGGTCCTTTGCTCCATTGCAGCGCCTAAATACAATATCTCCGGTGATTTCGCTGTAATAACAGAAGCCTGCTGCTGTTGTGCAGCTGCTTCGGAAAAAAACACGAACAGAGTTGCGCACAGAGATAATAAGATGATTTTTACTTTTTGGGATCTCATGGCCGGTATTTATTTATAAAATGATTCTACATTTAACCAGATCAGTGTTGATTTGCCCGCATCCTTATTCATGATCTTTTCATAAGATTTTAGGTTGTATTGCTGACCTAAAATCAGACTTCCGGAAGATACAGGGGTACTTTTCTTCTTATAAAAGCTACTGTTTATCAGAAAGCCTGCCGGACCGGATTTCTCTCCCAGTAACTCCCAGTTATCACTACTGCCAGCCTGGAAGTAGAGTTTTTGTTTATCCCATCTGGATTTGAACTTTTCCATTACCCCGTACAATTTGACCAGTGTAGTTGAATCATTTTTTACAATAATTTCCTGAGGAATAAAAAAAGAAACCCTATCGCCGAAATGTGTTTCTATTTCGGTTTCTTTCAGCATATCAGATATACCAGATGACAGCACCCTCTGGAATGTAATTATCTTTTTGGAGTTAAGCCTGACATGCAGGTTCGTTGTATTTTCAGGGACAACAGGTGGTTTGACTACCTCGTCATTCTTTTTGCAGGAAAATGTAAAAGCTACTGTAGAAATAATACAGATTCCAATGGTTTTTATATTCATCTCAGGGTGATTAATTTGCTCAGGTAATCAGGAAAAAAGGGGTTTTTGTGATAATTATTTTTTTTAGTTCTTATTAAGAATTATTTAATAGTAATCGTATTTGATGTTAATTGTGTAATTAATTGCGTTTTATATTCTTTTTTGTGTCGTTATAAATGTAATTAGTTTTTATTAAAGAATTGAAATTTTCTTTTTATAGTTATTTTGTTAATTATTTATGAGGAGTAAGCCAGGGTTGTGATTGCCTTTTTTAAAAGTGGAATACATGGCTATTGGCTGTGGAATTATTCAATATAGTTGAATAAAAGTTTGAATAGCTGTTGTTTGAGACATATGTTTATACAGTCCGCCAGCGGATAGATGTGGTATGAGTGAGCTGGAAATCAGAAGCAGCTATAAAAAGGGAAGGAACTGTTTATTGTCGCGATACGAAAGAAGTTTTTGTCGCATAACCGCTTTCTTTCAGGAATATTTCAGGAGCCTTCTCCATCTGAATGATATCTGCAATTGCCTTTTGTTTGTTTTTGGATTGCTGGTAGTAGGCTTCACAGATCTTATAGCCAATTATGTAACCAAGGTCGGGAAGACGATCTTCATATTGATCAGACATAAACCATTTATCCTGGTTATTAGTTTTTATATCTTCCAGAAACTCCCGCCACAAAGATGCTTCGTGCGCTGTAAGATAATCGTAAGTTGATTGTTTGATAGCAGTTCTGTTTAAAACAAGGCGGGTAATAAATTCTGCAGAACCTTCCAGTAAACTTCTTTTTAGCAGGGTGCTTTTACCATTGTCATTTAGCTGCATAGTATGCACGTTTTCATGTACAACAAGAGCTGGCAGTAAATCCGGAGAAGCAAACATATTTCTTTGTTTCGGGCTGAAGGCACTCAGATCAGCGTGTTTGTCGTTACTTAACATTTCCGTGCCTATAATGAATCCACCTTCTACAGGTGTTCCGCCATGCTTTAAAGGAGAGATTAAAAAGTAAATATCACTGAAAGTAGCGGTAGGATAAAGTCTTTTTAACTTTCTATAGGCATTACGAATTGTATGTTCATGTTTTCGGAATGATAGCGTAGTATTTCGGATCGAATTTAAATATTTTGGTAATAGTCTGATGCAGTCCACGTAATCTTCAGCATGCAAATCGTCTTTTGCATTCAATCCTTTTAGTCCAGTGGTAGCTTTATCTATATAATACTTTTGGATAAAGCTAATCTGACGTAATGAATCAGAAGTAGTCATACAGGAATCAAAGGCAGTCCAATAGTTGTGAAGATCTGTCTGACTAATGATGATACTATCAGGAGAAGAACGTTTCCAGTAGACTTTGCCGGATTGAGCATTTGCAGACAAGCATGCTGCCAGTAAGAGAAAAGAAATGAATTTCAATCGTAGCATAAAAAGAGGATGGTTTTGCTTATTGTTAATTCTTAAGTGCCAGTACTTCACAAATCTAAATATATTATCTTTGTATAAGATGCTGCACCAAGAATTTGAACCTCCAGAAGAGCTGCGTGATACCATAAAATGCTTTTGGTATAACAGAAGAGACTTTGGAAAGATCCAGTCTGATTTTGAGGTAATACCTGACGGTTACGCTGAAATTATATTTCATTTCGGAAGTGGTTGTAGTATTTCTTCCCCTGAAGGCTTGCAGCCATTGCCGTCACCATTTATAATGGGACTCCTGAATCAGCCTGTTATTATAAGCGCAAAAAACTGTTTGGAAATCATTAGTATCAGGTGTTTTCCATGGACTATATTTGATCTGCTCGGATTGCCGTCAGGCAAAGGTGGAGTACACATATTTGAACATCCTATTGCTCAGCTTCAGTCGACGCTGGATAAATTGGTTCATGCTGGCAGGATAGGTGAAGCACTGGATCAGGTAAAACAATATTTTCTGAATGCCAGGTCGCAGGTGGCGATGGACAGTATGCTATTTAAA
This portion of the Pedobacter lusitanus genome encodes:
- a CDS encoding ATP-binding domain-containing protein, which encodes MNKLKTYFNWSTGKDSALALHYLLQDKNYSIEHLLTSVNRQHNRVSMHGLRRELFEQQIEALNLPYSTIELPEQPSMQEYETLMEKEVSSLQQEGFTHAAFGDIFLEDLRKYREQQLAALHIKSVFPLWKKDTRQLLTEFIDLGFKSVLVCIKADLLDPSFAGRVIDADFIKDLPPNVDVCGENGEFHTFCFDGPIFKNPIPFEIGEKVYREYQAPKTDADSCSSQQVKGNSGFWFCDLLPISGG
- a CDS encoding S66 peptidase family protein; amino-acid sequence: MNRKYFISSLVASGAVLSTFDGWANLSAKAEETGKVKIPPYLKAGDVIGITSPAGFITPENIQPAVQLMESWGFKIMIGSAIGKRDFTFGGTDEERRKDLQEMLDNPSIKAIMCARGGYGIVRIIDQLNFDEFVKHPKWLIGFSDVTVLHCHINQNFGIATIHSKMCNSFPDSWAKAEPIQVTTILSIRQALMGEEYTLNALVVQGNRVGKGQGVVVGGNLSIIANDSGTKSDLNTNGKILFLEDTGEYLYSLDRMFWNLKRTGKLAQLAGLIIGGFSVKPDDPGEIFGKTIYDIVLEKVREYSYPVCFDFPVGHQRANFALRSGTIHVLEVGPGGSTLRSLKS
- a CDS encoding OmpA family protein, producing MNLIELLKNEVSGNVISSLSQKAGVTEDEAKAGFSAGIPAVLAGIMKNGAGSDSGFLGKILPNLTGAGAESKTEDLLSGNDDSLLEKGKSLLGGLFGNDTNSVTDALSASSGLSAEKSSGLLAMIAPLVMGFITKTMASKGWNFSDLLGKIFESKSEITAALPQGLSDSLGLANLKLPKVEVPKVEIPKVEVPKVDIPKVPPVNYGAIQEPKSGGGFLKWLIPLLIIIIGAWWIMGRSGCNKSTVGNVTDSLSAKVDSMGTKIDSAGSAMKAGAAAVTSTVAGKLNEAGDFVRDLGAKISKKLPDGTEISIGENSVESRLISFIEDKSKPVDKTTWFTFDRLYFETGKSTLKPESQEQLKNMVAILKAYPDVNLKMGGYTDNTGDAAVNKKISNERANVAMQELVKLGVDAKRLEAEGYGAEHPIASNDTPDGRAQNRRIDIRVTKK
- a CDS encoding thiol-activated cytolysin family protein; this encodes MKQFFKLLFAVPVLFYSCSKENLNSPKLENGTAQQNPTQQRKGQWDKIYTIKDGKEIDITPSQNNSGVRTNNVEKFYEIATLAPNFIYLGSVLTAKSINTGLYEPVAFSNALKRTVTASFSLPVRSRDIAPTKSGLGNAVLDAIGDKNFSGRQSQVFTYKMKQINAYKEAKLAFGANVNIASVFSISASVASGKIQRTSALVADFSQIYFNVSMDIPDDGNIFKDEPTRQSFLAKDPVYVNTVNYGRKGIILVESSENYSELSVAVRAAFNAGIVGGQISVDANTKKILSQAEISICIIGGDGQAAVRTVKGFDEFQNFIVNGGIYTTEVYGVPISFGAAYALTNGMFETEFEL
- a CDS encoding thiol-activated cytolysin family protein — protein: MKQLFKLLFIVPVLLYSCRKENPPANASNEALLKTGRTPYRIKIDSSYAYYGDSLYKSMALDYFSRPGGHNNQVAKPGKTTITNGMTPEDEAFFSKKHLVKSTEALLYQGKNYIFPGAVLDGNSISKQNYLPIFLPTRKPITVSMSLTHSTPKPTSRVIENPSYSKLDDYVKEMAKGGSFQQTDKFMFQYKRFTFYDEIKQAFGTDINTRKLFSSKSETSTSESHKILQSTGLYVKFFQASFTVNMDIAPIADKPIQGTPGMPPVYVNSVTYGRMGMIVIETDKEYQFAESCIKKEFDRIFYNKTEVLTTEEKKFFEETQFKVLILGGDSDYSVQTFKGYSHFLNLIYNSKFTETSYGVPIACSFADANTHQLVETEFENITQIEPLYVQLSKENSVYQPDVSSNNFISYADLYLNFYKDREKTRAAQPYTDIVFEVEKSEESCTYKTDAKNWPKILVDCKPNNETLKLRNINLTNRISIGREHSSYESDGPAPSNPREPRRMWSAYEYRMNYYLRSNPFYILIN
- a CDS encoding thiol-activated cytolysin family protein, with the protein product MKNLFKSFALLLLLITVSCRKENLPSNTSNEALLKTGRTPYRIKIDSSYAYYGDSLYKSMAFDYFSRSASHNNQAAKSGKKTITNGMTPEDEAFFSKKHLVKSTEALLYQGKNYIFPGAVLDGNSISKQNYLPIFLPTRKPITVSMSLTHSTPKPTSRVIENPSYSKLDDYVKEMAKGGSFQQTDKFMFQYKRFTFYDEIKQAFGTDINTRKLFSSKSETSTSESHKILQSTGLYVKFFQASFTVNMDIAPIADKPIQGTPGMPPVYVNSVTYGRMGMIVIETDKEYQFAESCIKKEFDRIFYNKTEVLTTEEKKFFEETQFKVLILGGDSDYTVQTFKGYSHFLNLIYNSKFTETSYGIPIACSFADANTHQLVETEFENISYIEPLYVRLSRENSVYQPEYNSNNYRSSANLYLNFYKDRERTRAAQPYTDIIFEVEKNEDNCTYKPNYQNWPEILVDCDTKNETLKLRNINITNRLSIGTEYSSYQSDGPEPSNPLELERAWNAYEHRLNYYLRPNPFYILLD
- a CDS encoding DUF2268 domain-containing putative Zn-dependent protease (predicted Zn-dependent protease with a strongly conserved HExxH motif); the encoded protein is MLRLKFISFLLLAACLSANAQSGKVYWKRSSPDSIIISQTDLHNYWTAFDSCMTTSDSLRQISFIQKYYIDKATTGLKGLNAKDDLHAEDYVDCIRLLPKYLNSIRNTTLSFRKHEHTIRNAYRKLKRLYPTATFSDIYFLISPLKHGGTPVEGGFIIGTEMLSNDKHADLSAFSPKQRNMFASPDLLPALVVHENVHTMQLNDNGKSTLLKRSLLEGSAEFITRLVLNRTAIKQSTYDYLTAHEASLWREFLEDIKTNNQDKWFMSDQYEDRLPDLGYIIGYKICEAYYQQSKNKQKAIADIIQMEKAPEIFLKESGYATKTSFVSRQ
- a CDS encoding helix-turn-helix domain-containing protein encodes the protein MLHQEFEPPEELRDTIKCFWYNRRDFGKIQSDFEVIPDGYAEIIFHFGSGCSISSPEGLQPLPSPFIMGLLNQPVIISAKNCLEIISIRCFPWTIFDLLGLPSGKGGVHIFEHPIAQLQSTLDKLVHAGRIGEALDQVKQYFLNARSQVAMDSMLFKAGVAMTKANGNMPVSQVAEAAHATIRTLERKFRQSSGYTVKDVSGLMRFEQVRNQLWLNPDVNIAGLAHDFGYTDQSHLSREFKRYSGTTPAAFARKAKKRKQVVINDFVVFIQS